The Rhodamnia argentea isolate NSW1041297 chromosome 7, ASM2092103v1, whole genome shotgun sequence genome contains the following window.
TGGCAATATCCCATTGTCCAGTGAGGCTTTTGCAAGGTACCCCTAGATAATCATGATTGAGAAACCTTGCCAATATGCTTCTTCTTTGATGAGGTAAATCTACTTTAACAAGATAGAGAAACAAAGCTACATAGGTCATAGAATGGTTAACTTAAAATAGAGAGCTCAATACACAAAACTAAAGCAAATTGACTTTTTGTACATACAATATCGAAAACCAATAGGATCCCGACAAAAAGCTAATGATCTAAATATTCTAGAAGCTTTCTAACCTGACTGTTCAAACACAGAATATGATACTCTAGGTACTAGTACTAGATTTAGACAAGTCCATTCAACAAAAAGATCCTCCAAACCCGGTCTCATTTAAAAAAGTCCACACAATGAGCACTCCttcaaagaaaacaagagaagggGGAAACAACTCTCCAAAAAGATGTTGCTCCAAACTACATACCGAAGTTCCGCATACTAACAAGTTTAGACAGTTTCATTCTTGGAAACTTAGCTATGGGACCTTGCAATACCCTCTAGGGTAATTTTATTTCCATGATGGCTACAAACTGCTAAACTCAATTCATTCAGGCTCAAAATATCTACAGCAAAACCCTGTGGACCAATACAAGAAGGTCACTCCAAGCCGAGTCAGCACCAATCGAACTTGAGCTAATTCAGTTCGAAGAACAACAATGGAACCCAGTTCACTGCATGCCAACTAGCTGTAGAAATCAACAACCAAGACTATCTATTCCAAAAGGCAATTGCTCCCTCAGTTTGAGGATTGCGGTCCACATAGTCATCCAGCGCCCGAACAGAGTGCGAATTAAAAAAGACCATGGTCGAGCAAACTCAGGGCGACGTGAGCTTACTTCGGCGTGTTCGCTTCTTGTAGAGGATGCGGTACCCGCACTCTCTGCACTGGATCACGTCCCCGGGCTTCAGCGTGTTCTCCATCCCGCAATCTGCGCCCCATtatcaaccaccaccaccacctcaatGCAAATCAAAACCCACCAAAAGCGCAAAATCGCCGAACTAGTAACCGGGCAACCACTGAAGCATCAAAAGAGAGATGActtgacaagaagaagaagaagaaagacttGCCTCCGCAGATGTAGCTGACCGGTTCAGGCTGAGGGTCCATGGATTCTCTTAGGGTTTTTTCCGGTGCGAGCGGCGAGCGAAGAAGCCGCGGAGATATCTTCAAATCTGTTTTGGAGAAAAGGTTAAGGAGGACGCGTCGGAGTCATTATATACCGCTTTCTGTGGCTGATCGTGGGCCCATCGTATCAAACTGTTCTCACAATGTGATGGGCCCATTTCGACCCGATATTCGGATCCATCGGAATCGGAACGAGACGGATCATTATACGGGTCCATCCACCCGATTTGCTTTTGATTACCAAACCTTCTTtgcttttgacaaaaaatgaaaactatcAAACATTAAAGAATATTAATCCGCTAAACAGGAGAatataaaatttcataaaattccaTAAGTATCATCTGAGATTAAAAATCAATCGAATATTAGATGTAAAGATCTTGCGTGTGGTGTAGAGAAATCTAGAAAgaacccaatttttttttttttttgaagaatagAAAGAACTTAATTGGTTAGACTAAAGTACAAACTTTATTAGTTAATaggaaaattacttttttttattaaacaaataacaaaataaaaatcaacatCAAAAACCAAACTAATAACCCGATAAACCAAACTTGTCGGTTTGGTTCGGTCGATTCAGTatgctttaaatttttcatgaacaCCCCTAATTGCCTCTCCTACGGAAATTTCTCGATGATACCATGAAAATGAAACATGAGAgttgttatttattttcctaCGCCGTGCATCAAATAAATAAGCGGGAAAATTGTTGAATTAGTCATAGTGTTATTATTTGATTGTCAATTCGATGCGACACTTTAtgatttttgttaattgagtcttaaaattttgagCAAGTCTTTCGATCAGTTTTTGCTAGAAATCGTCAACGTGATAGTGTGCCACCTAGGATGGTTGATGATAACTAGACAATCACGTCGGCAATTTCTGGCAAAAATTAATTGGTATAATTTTATCgaaattttgcacaaaaatttaggactaaattggtaacattgaaaaattattacCAGATTGATTGggtgatttttcccaaaagcaAGCAATTTCATAGGGATAAAATGCCGGAGAATCGCCAAGCATAATAATGTTTTCCTAATAAAATTCGTGGTGTCTTTATGAAATTTTTACACAATCTAGACCATATCGCGAAATGGGCAATCCACGATTAATTTGTGAAAATCGCATGCAAGTCCAGGTAATTTTAGAACTGTTGCAAGTGCAACTCTCTCCTTACAAAAATGACCTTGTGTTGAGGGAAAGTGTTTTCCGGTAATTagttttttggact
Protein-coding sequences here:
- the LOC115734807 gene encoding DNA-directed RNA polymerases II, IV and V subunit 12, which codes for MDPQPEPVSYICGDCGMENTLKPGDVIQCRECGYRILYKKRTRRIIQYEAR